In one window of Acidobacteriota bacterium DNA:
- the groES gene encoding co-chaperone GroES: MATTATKLKVRPLHDRIIVQRLEESEQKVGGIIIPDTAKEKPQQGRVMAVGKGRVEKDGKITPLDVKEGDTVLFGKYSGQEIKLDGDEYLIMREEEVLGVIEK; this comes from the coding sequence ATGGCGACCACTGCGACAAAGCTGAAGGTGAGACCGCTTCACGACCGCATCATCGTGCAGCGGCTCGAGGAGTCGGAACAGAAAGTCGGCGGGATCATCATCCCTGACACGGCCAAGGAAAAGCCGCAGCAGGGGCGGGTGATGGCCGTCGGCAAGGGGCGCGTCGAGAAGGACGGCAAGATCACGCCGCTCGACGTGAAGGAAGGGGACACGGTGCTGTTCGGCAAGTACTCCGGCCAGGAGATCAAGCTGGATGGCGACGAGTACCTGATCATGCGCGAGGAAGAGGTCCTCGGCGTCATCGAGAAGTAA
- a CDS encoding phosphoribosylaminoimidazolesuccinocarboxamide synthase yields MLSAAPLIHTSYSGLSLFRRGKVRDVYEVGDQLLIVATDRISAFDYVLGSGIPDKGKVLNQLSAFWFGHLARVVPNHLISIEVDRFPAVFKPHAAELRGRAMLVRRTEPLPLECVARGYLSGSGWKEYQQSGSVCGIKLPAGLRESDRLPEPIFTPATKADTGHDINISEADAAAIVGRELLGRLRELTLELYRQGVAHAESRGIIIADTKFEFGLAGGDGPDHLVLIDEVLTPDSSRFWPKSAYVPGRGQPSFDKQFVRDYLEQIQWNKQPPVPSLPDDVVLRTREKYLEAHRLLSGREIK; encoded by the coding sequence GTGCTCTCCGCTGCTCCGCTCATACACACTTCTTATTCAGGGCTGTCGCTCTTCCGTCGCGGCAAGGTACGCGACGTGTACGAGGTCGGCGATCAACTGTTGATCGTTGCCACCGATCGGATCTCCGCATTCGACTACGTGCTCGGTTCCGGGATTCCGGACAAGGGCAAGGTTCTGAACCAGCTGTCGGCCTTCTGGTTCGGCCACCTGGCGCGTGTCGTGCCGAACCACCTGATCTCGATCGAGGTGGATCGGTTTCCGGCCGTGTTCAAGCCGCACGCCGCGGAACTGCGCGGCCGCGCGATGCTGGTGCGACGGACCGAGCCGCTGCCACTCGAGTGCGTGGCCCGCGGCTACCTGTCGGGGTCCGGCTGGAAGGAGTACCAGCAGAGCGGCAGCGTGTGCGGGATCAAGCTGCCGGCGGGGCTCCGCGAGTCGGACCGGCTGCCTGAGCCGATCTTCACCCCCGCCACGAAGGCGGATACCGGGCACGACATCAACATCAGCGAAGCCGACGCGGCCGCCATCGTCGGGCGCGAGCTGCTGGGGCGGCTGCGCGAGTTGACGCTCGAGCTGTATCGCCAGGGGGTGGCGCACGCCGAGTCGCGCGGCATCATCATCGCCGACACGAAGTTCGAATTCGGGCTGGCCGGCGGCGACGGCCCCGACCACCTCGTCCTGATCGACGAGGTGTTAACCCCAGACTCTTCGCGGTTCTGGCCGAAGTCGGCGTACGTGCCGGGCCGGGGGCAACCCAGCTTCGACAAGCAATTCGTCCGCGATTACCTCGAACAGATTCAGTGGAACAAGCAGCCCCCCGTCCCGTCGCTCCCTGACGACGTCGTGCTGCGCACGCGCGAAAAGTATCTCGAGGCCCACCGGTTGCTGTCCGGGCGGGAGATCAAGTAG
- a CDS encoding DUF4097 family beta strand repeat protein, translating into MGKRELVLILAFVFLGTILYQATAPPKPEGRGFSLRGMIDNIRREVGARHEYLADERTQAIPIGAGIAEVRLVGPGDLRIEGTDGAQAIATLQVYSTGLDENEARALGKKTVLKTSGAGDLLSLEMSYPREGRQRAMMTIRLPRRLRVRVSRVSRLEARNLGGVELDNTRGPATVSAIAGIVRGTHNGGELTLEHVKAIDLAARRSEMTIAGVDGPVRLDLTGGTCRARDIAGDFDVDGNRVDLDIEGLAGTLTADLSQGSIEVTRLAKQARVDARGTEIRIALERPVPISAITTDEDVNVRLPEHGGFTLDATVENGEIRLPERAPAPARTGQTTIAQGAIRGGGPTLSLRTTHGDIVVR; encoded by the coding sequence GGCCACGGCGCCTCCCAAACCTGAGGGACGCGGTTTCTCGCTGCGCGGCATGATTGACAACATCCGCCGCGAAGTGGGGGCGCGGCACGAGTATCTCGCAGACGAACGCACGCAGGCGATTCCAATCGGCGCCGGCATCGCCGAAGTGCGCCTCGTGGGACCGGGCGACTTGCGGATCGAGGGAACCGACGGCGCGCAAGCCATCGCGACGCTCCAGGTCTACTCCACCGGCCTCGACGAGAACGAGGCTCGCGCGCTTGGCAAGAAGACCGTCCTCAAGACGAGCGGCGCCGGCGACCTGCTGTCGCTCGAAATGTCCTACCCGCGCGAAGGACGCCAGCGCGCGATGATGACGATCAGGCTGCCTCGGCGCCTGCGGGTCCGCGTGTCGCGCGTCAGCCGCCTCGAGGCCCGGAATCTCGGAGGCGTGGAGTTGGACAACACGCGCGGACCCGCCACCGTGTCGGCGATCGCCGGGATCGTGCGCGGCACGCACAACGGCGGCGAGCTGACACTCGAACACGTGAAGGCGATCGATCTCGCCGCCCGCCGATCGGAGATGACGATCGCGGGCGTGGATGGCCCCGTGCGGCTCGACCTGACGGGGGGAACGTGCCGCGCCCGCGACATCGCCGGGGATTTCGACGTGGATGGCAACCGCGTGGATCTCGATATCGAGGGGCTTGCCGGTACTCTGACCGCCGACCTCTCGCAGGGCAGCATCGAAGTGACGCGGTTGGCGAAGCAGGCGCGCGTGGACGCCCGCGGAACGGAAATCAGGATCGCGCTGGAAAGACCGGTGCCGATCAGCGCAATCACGACCGACGAGGACGTCAACGTTCGGCTGCCCGAGCACGGGGGCTTCACGCTCGACGCCACCGTGGAAAACGGCGAGATCCGCCTGCCCGAGCGGGCGCCGGCGCCCGCGCGCACCGGACAGACCACCATCGCACAGGGCGCGATCCGCGGCGGCGGCCCCACGCTCTCGCTCCGCACGACGCACGGAGATATCGTGGTGAGATGA
- a CDS encoding histidine kinase: MRDQLEKLVQEMLDRGILYEDARREFERVFISKALARSKGNLCKAADVLGLHRNTMTRKVTEYRIKRKGAA, translated from the coding sequence GTGCGCGACCAGTTGGAGAAGCTCGTCCAGGAAATGCTCGACCGCGGCATCCTCTACGAGGATGCCAGGCGGGAATTCGAGCGCGTCTTCATCTCCAAGGCCCTGGCCCGGTCCAAGGGCAACCTCTGCAAGGCGGCGGACGTTCTCGGCCTCCACCGCAACACCATGACCCGCAAGGTCACGGAGTACCGGATCAAGCGGAAGGGCGCCGCCTAA